The following is a genomic window from Ethanoligenens harbinense YUAN-3.
GCGTGGGGGAGGACGGTCGTGCCCGCCTGTCTGCGCCCGCTGCATGTCTTTTTTCTCATCACGGGTCTGTATGCGGCGCTGTCGCTTTTTCCGGGTTTTGCACAGCATGCCGCTTTTGTCACGTTCTTTACAAAAATATACCGTTCCCTGATGATCGTGCTGGTGGCGTGGGTGTTTTGGAACCTTGAGTCCGCGCCCAACCTGGAGCAGTCGGCGCTGGCCAAACAGATGGACATTCAGAGCAACCAGGCGGTGCTGCCCATCCTATCGAAAGCGCTGCGCTTCATCACGGTGGCACTGGCTGTGCTCATCATCGCGCAGGAGTGGAATTTCAGTATCAGCGGGCTGCTGGCGGGCCTGGGTCTGGGCGGCCTTGCCCTTTCGCTCGCCGCCAAAGACATGCTCGCCAGCATTTTCGGCGGGCTCATCATCCTGCTGGATAAACCGTTCAAGATCGGCGACTGGATCGAGGCGGCATCCATCGAAGGAACGGTGGAAGATATCACGTTTCGGAGTGTAAAGATCAGAACCTTTACACAGGCGCTTGTTACGGTTCCCAACGCAAACGTGGTGGATAGCGCCGTTACCAACTGGAGCCGCATGGGGAAGCGACGTGTGGTGCTCAAGCTGGAGCTGAGCGTGCAGACACCGCCTGCCGTCCTGCGCACGGCAAAGAGTGCGGTGCTCCATTTTGTGAAGGGGCACAAGGGCGTCCATCCCGAAACAGCAACCGCTTCGTTCGATGATTTGTCCGGTGCAAGATTGCTCTTTACGGTCATTTATTACACCAGAACAACCAAGTGGGAAACGTTTCTGAACATTCGCGAGGACATTTTGCTGAATACCATGCAACTGCTGGAAAAACACCGCGTGGCCCTTGCGGTGCCGGCGCAGGAGGTGCGGCTGGTATGCGGGCAGGAGCCTTTGGCTCAAGAGCCGGAAACGGGCGTCGTGAAAAAATCCCTTGACAAACCGGCGCAGCCATGATAAGGTAAAAATAGTGAAACCGAAGACGGGGAAGTCAAACTGTGTACGGCATTCCAGAGAGCCGGGGGAGCTGCGAGCCCGGTATGTGACGGCATGGCAAATGGGCCCCGGAGGGCGGTGCGAAAGGCATTTTGCCGAGTAGCTTCCGACGCAGCGCCAGCGTTATCAAAGGCGGGGAATGTGTTGGCATTCCGTATGAGAGCGTACTGCTTTTGCAGTGCGAATCAAGGTGGCATCGCGAGCGTACCGCTCGTCCTTGTGAAG
Proteins encoded in this region:
- a CDS encoding mechanosensitive ion channel family protein; protein product: MMIWQDVTTLAGNLARLGVVRYLVPPIVFLAVLAGGWIVSRVWKALGRKLDGAGIAWGRTVVPACLRPLHVFFLITGLYAALSLFPGFAQHAAFVTFFTKIYRSLMIVLVAWVFWNLESAPNLEQSALAKQMDIQSNQAVLPILSKALRFITVALAVLIIAQEWNFSISGLLAGLGLGGLALSLAAKDMLASIFGGLIILLDKPFKIGDWIEAASIEGTVEDITFRSVKIRTFTQALVTVPNANVVDSAVTNWSRMGKRRVVLKLELSVQTPPAVLRTAKSAVLHFVKGHKGVHPETATASFDDLSGARLLFTVIYYTRTTKWETFLNIREDILLNTMQLLEKHRVALAVPAQEVRLVCGQEPLAQEPETGVVKKSLDKPAQP